A genomic window from Astyanax mexicanus isolate ESR-SI-001 unplaced genomic scaffold, AstMex3_surface scaffold_37, whole genome shotgun sequence includes:
- the tspan3a gene encoding tetraspanin-3: MMGQCGITSSKTVLVFLNLIFWAAAGILCYVGAYVFITYDDYDHFFEDVYTLIPAVVIIAVGGLLFIIGLIGCCATIRESRCGLATFVIILILVFVTEVVVVVLGYIYRAKVEEEVNHSIQKVYNEYNGTNSDAPSRAIDYVQRQLHCCGITNYLDWRNTSWFNESRNNSVPLSCCKPNVSNCTGSLSRPGDLYPEGCEALVVKKLKEIMMYVIWAALTFAAIQMLGMLCACVVLCRRGRDPAYELLISGGTYA, encoded by the exons ATGATGGGTCAGTGTGGAATCACCTCCTCGAAGACTGTGCTGGTCTTCCTCAACCTGATCTTCTGG GCTGCAGCTGGCATCCTGTGTTATGTTGGTGCGTACGTGTTCATCACATATGATGACTATGACCACTTTTTCGAGGATGTGTACACCTTGATCCCTGCTGTTGTCATCATTGCTGTCGGCGGATTGCTGTTCATCATTGGCCTGATTGGATGCTGTGCAACAATTCGTGAGAGTCGTTGTGGACTGGCCACG TTTGTCATCATCCTCATTCTGGTCTTTGTGACGGAGGTGGTTGTGGTTGTGCTTGGCTACATTTACAGAGCAAAG GTGGAAGAAGAGGTTAATCATTCAATTCAGAAGGTGTACAATGAATATAACGGCACCAACTCAGATGCACCCAGCCGCGCTATTGACTACGTGCAAAGACAG CTTCATTGCTGTGGAATTACCAACTACTTGGACTGGAGAAACACGAGCTGGTTTAACGAGTCGCGGAACAACAGTGTACCCCTGAGCTGCTGCAAACCCAACGTGAGCAACTGTACCGGCTCCCTCTCGCGCCCTGGAGACCTGTATCCTGAG GGATGTGAAGCTCTAGTTGTGAAGAAACTGAAGGAAATCATGATGTATGTCATCTGGGCTGCGCTGACATTTGCCGCAATTCAG ATGCTCGGGATGCTCTGTGCCTGTGTGGTGCTGTGTCGCAGAGGCCGGGACCCCGCCTACGAGCTTCTGATATCCGGAGGGACGTACgcgtga
- the ch25hl1.2 gene encoding cholesterol 25-hydroxylase-like protein 1, member 2, with amino-acid sequence MQLSEAVWESCSQGSVLQPLWDYLRLHHSSTLRSPLFPVILSVSSYFVLCLPYLLCDVAGKKWPAIYRYKIQPDRLPTFTMMLRCAGVTLRNNVFLVFPAAVAQWAWRPPVPLPEQAPTLLELVGGVAGNLLLFDLQYFIWHLLHHRVRWLYVTFHAIHHEYSAPFSLATQCLGGWELVTVGFWTTINPVLLRCHLLTTWAFMVTHVYVSVEDHCGYDFPWSTSRLIPFGVYGGPNKHDVHHQKPNTNFAPHFSHLDKLFGTHSDFSFIKTK; translated from the coding sequence ATGCAGCTCAGCGAGGCCGTGTGGGAAAGCTGTAGTCAGGGGTCTGTTCTGCAGCCCCTGTGGGACTATCTGCGGCTGCATCACTCCAGCACTCTGAGGTCCCCCCTGTTCCCCGTGATCCTGTCAGTGTCCTCGTACTTCGTGCTCTGCCTGCCCTACCTGCTCTGTGACGTGGCTGGAAAGAAGTGGCCGGCCATCTACAGGTACAAGATCCAGCCGGACCGGTTGCCCACCTTTACCATGATGCTCCGCTGTGCCGGCGTCACTCTCCGCAACAACGTCTTCCTGGTGTTCCCGGCGGCCGTCGCCCAGTGGGCCTGGAGGCCTCCGGTTCCTTTGCCCGAACAGGCACCCACACTGCTGGAGCTGGTTGGAGGTGTGGCAGGTAACCTCCTGCTGTTTGATTTGCAGTACTTCATCTGGCACCTACTGCACCACAGGGTACGCTGGCTGTACGTTACCTTTCACGCCATCCACCACGAATACTCCGCACCCTTTTCCCTGGCCACGCAGTGCTTGGGGGGCTGGGAGTTGGTCACTGTGGGTTTCTGGACCACCATCAACCCAGTGTTACTGAGGTGTCATTTGCTCACAACTTGGGCCTTCATGGTGACCCACGTCTACGTGTCGGTGGAAGACCACTGTGGGTACGACTTCCCCTGGTCCACGTCTCGCCTGATTCCCTTTGGCGTCTACGGAGGGCCAAACAAGCATGACGTGCACCACCAGAAACCCAACACCAACTTTGCCCCCCATTTTAGCCACTTGGACAAACTGTTCGGCACACATTCTGATTTCAGTTTTATCAAAACTAAATGA